One window of Bacteroides sp. AN502(2024) genomic DNA carries:
- a CDS encoding FAD-dependent oxidoreductase has protein sequence MTSRRDFLKKAGLLSAAFAVPALNVNGDTPQSKIRLKNAKIAVDDRWDVIVIGGGPGGCTAAISAAREGAKTLLIEAMGQLGGMGTAGMVPAWCPFSDGEKIIYRGLAEKIFEASKKGVPHERKQKLNWVNINPEYLMQVYDQMVADSGAQVLFFSRVAAVEMSANDTIDAIIVANKSGLVAFKAKVFIDATGDGDVAAWAGASFKKGGEDGMLQSSTLCFSFANVDSYNYNLIGPSLHTSNKNSPIYDVIKSGKYPLIDKHFNSNLIGPDVVQFNAGHIDNVDSTNPWATTRAMATGRQIAEQYLEALKEVQPKAFGSAFVVKTASLLGVRDSRRIEGDYTFTFQDWLDRKTFEDEIGRNCYYIDVHKPGHKETRYKKGESHGIPYRCLTPKGLKNLLTAGRCISTDEEAFGSLRVMPPCLVTGEAAGMAAVHAIKQTKNDVHKIDTVLLRKRLKEEGQYFL, from the coding sequence ATGACGTCTAGAAGAGATTTCCTCAAAAAAGCGGGGTTGCTTAGTGCTGCTTTTGCAGTTCCTGCTCTTAATGTGAATGGCGATACTCCACAGTCTAAAATACGGCTGAAGAATGCTAAGATTGCGGTAGACGATCGATGGGATGTTATTGTAATCGGTGGCGGTCCTGGCGGATGTACCGCTGCAATTTCTGCAGCTAGGGAAGGTGCCAAGACTTTACTGATTGAGGCCATGGGGCAACTTGGCGGTATGGGAACTGCAGGTATGGTTCCCGCATGGTGCCCGTTTTCGGATGGTGAGAAAATCATTTATAGGGGATTGGCGGAAAAGATATTCGAGGCATCGAAAAAAGGAGTGCCTCATGAGAGAAAACAGAAGTTGAACTGGGTGAACATAAATCCTGAATACCTGATGCAGGTTTATGATCAAATGGTCGCTGATTCGGGAGCTCAAGTTCTTTTCTTTTCGAGGGTTGCAGCCGTTGAAATGTCAGCTAATGATACAATAGACGCTATCATCGTGGCAAATAAATCCGGACTTGTCGCATTTAAAGCGAAAGTCTTTATTGATGCGACAGGGGATGGAGATGTGGCTGCTTGGGCAGGTGCTTCATTTAAAAAGGGGGGTGAGGATGGTATGCTGCAAAGTTCTACTTTGTGTTTCTCGTTTGCCAATGTCGATAGCTATAATTACAATCTCATAGGTCCTTCATTACATACGAGTAACAAGAATAGTCCTATTTATGATGTGATTAAGTCCGGAAAATATCCATTGATAGATAAGCATTTCAATAGTAACCTGATTGGTCCGGACGTGGTACAGTTTAACGCCGGACATATTGATAATGTTGATTCGACCAATCCATGGGCCACTACGCGGGCAATGGCTACTGGCAGGCAAATCGCAGAGCAATATTTGGAAGCACTGAAAGAAGTGCAGCCTAAGGCTTTTGGTAGTGCTTTTGTGGTAAAGACTGCCTCCTTGTTGGGAGTCAGAGATAGTCGTCGGATTGAAGGGGATTATACGTTTACTTTTCAGGACTGGTTGGATCGCAAAACGTTTGAAGATGAAATTGGACGTAACTGTTACTATATTGATGTCCATAAGCCGGGGCATAAAGAGACGCGTTATAAAAAAGGGGAGTCACATGGAATTCCTTATCGTTGCCTGACACCGAAAGGATTAAAGAATCTGTTAACTGCGGGTCGTTGCATTTCTACAGATGAAGAGGCTTTCGGAAGTTTGCGGGTAATGCCTCCTTGTCTGGTGACGGGTGAAGCTGCCGGAATGGCTGCGGTGCATGCCATCAAACAGACAAAGAATGATGTCCATAAAATTGATACTGTTCTTTTGCGTAAAAGATTAAAAGAAGAGGGACAATACTTTTTATAA
- a CDS encoding sulfatase: MAKEISMRHLACFSLLCSSMASATERPNIIYIFTDQHTASAMSCTGNTDLHTPNLDRLAAAGILFNNAYCTAPLSGPSRGAMFTGHYPDAVGLSVNGSPMPDSLKTQTLGTLMKNAGYDCAYGGKWHLPLLDVPDKEYGFDNIHKHSDDGLAEACAEYLSRKHKKPFFLVASYDNPHNICEYVRSQNLPYGNMDTPDIRDCPGLPANFAKNPYDADVIESERVHNYNVYPTADFTPENWRMYRYTYYRLVEKVDREIGKIIDAIDQNNLWENTVVIFSSDHGDGIGAHHWNQKSALYEEVINIPLIVTLPGKKHAGKVLPQLISNGVDFFASVCAWAGIELPKGAAGKSFREIAEEGNPQALHQEYIITETRFDGSRTRGWAVRNERYKYVLYDKGRYREQLFDIQNDRGETRNLVMENKYNQELQKLRDILENWMNANNIRPTRPKLHDVPGKKLKICAMPMAQLCQRSGIVVP; encoded by the coding sequence ATGGCAAAAGAAATCTCAATGAGGCATCTGGCATGTTTTTCGTTGCTATGCTCTTCGATGGCCTCTGCCACCGAACGTCCCAACATCATCTATATCTTCACCGACCAACATACGGCCAGTGCCATGAGTTGCACCGGAAATACAGATCTGCATACTCCCAATCTCGACCGCCTGGCAGCGGCTGGTATACTGTTCAATAACGCTTATTGCACAGCTCCACTCAGTGGCCCTTCACGTGGAGCCATGTTCACAGGCCACTATCCGGATGCAGTAGGATTGTCTGTCAACGGTTCACCGATGCCCGACTCTCTTAAAACACAGACACTGGGCACTTTAATGAAAAATGCCGGATATGATTGTGCCTATGGAGGTAAATGGCACCTTCCCCTACTCGATGTCCCCGACAAAGAATATGGTTTCGATAACATACATAAGCATAGTGACGACGGACTGGCAGAAGCTTGTGCCGAATATCTCTCGCGTAAACATAAAAAGCCGTTTTTCCTGGTAGCTTCCTATGACAACCCGCATAATATCTGCGAATATGTGCGTAGCCAGAACTTACCCTATGGAAATATGGACACCCCCGATATACGGGATTGTCCGGGATTGCCTGCCAATTTTGCCAAAAACCCGTACGATGCCGATGTCATTGAAAGCGAAAGAGTTCATAACTACAATGTATATCCAACCGCCGATTTTACTCCCGAAAACTGGCGTATGTACCGCTATACTTATTATCGACTGGTAGAAAAAGTAGACAGGGAAATAGGAAAAATTATTGATGCCATCGACCAGAATAACCTTTGGGAAAATACTGTAGTAATCTTTTCCAGCGACCACGGCGATGGGATAGGCGCTCATCATTGGAATCAGAAATCAGCCTTATATGAAGAGGTTATCAACATTCCTCTTATCGTGACTTTACCCGGAAAAAAACATGCGGGCAAGGTATTGCCCCAACTCATCAGCAATGGGGTGGATTTCTTTGCTTCCGTATGCGCCTGGGCAGGCATCGAGTTGCCGAAAGGGGCAGCCGGAAAGTCTTTCCGGGAAATTGCAGAGGAAGGAAATCCGCAAGCTTTGCACCAAGAATACATCATCACCGAAACGCGGTTTGACGGCAGCAGGACAAGAGGTTGGGCGGTGCGCAACGAACGTTATAAATATGTGCTCTACGATAAAGGAAGGTATCGTGAACAACTGTTTGACATACAGAATGACAGAGGGGAAACAAGAAACCTGGTAATGGAAAATAAATACAACCAGGAATTGCAAAAACTGCGTGATATACTTGAGAATTGGATGAATGCCAATAATATTCGTCCGACTCGTCCCAAACTGCATGATGTTCCTGGGAAAAAACTAAAAATTTGTGCCATGCCTATGGCACAGTTGTGCCAACGAAGTGGCATAGTTGTGCCATAG
- a CDS encoding DUF4962 domain-containing protein encodes MKKILLGLPAFYLLMACGSSNQSAVIKTSDETLMHEVRATPSPANGTYVKVNPPRFMWPDKFPHLGPVLDGVPGQVDKKPKVVYRIRISQDKNFQKEVLTGERPWAFFNPFQCLAQGKWYWQHAYVTPEGKEEWSPVYQFYIGKDTPEFNPPALEKVLAKYPSHHPRVLLDANDWEEIITKNKNNPEAQAYMNMASRCISHPLKHLQEEIDTTNVVTLTNAVQRKSALIRESRKIVDREEANVEALVRAYLLTKDEKYYREGINRLSKILSWQTSKYFAGDFNLSTLLSMSTSAYDGFYNLLSPSEKQLLLDNIRNIGNKFYHEYVNHLENRIADNHVWQMTFRILTMAAFATVGEIPEASVWTDYCYNEWISRLPGLNEDGAWHNGDSYFHVNIRTLIEIPAFFSRISGFNFFADPWYNNNVLYVIYQQPPFSKSGGHGNSHEGQRTPNGGRVGYADALARECNNPWAAAYVHEIMQEDPDILSKAFEAKPADLTWYRCTTKKERPAYSAHLSELPQSKVFSQTGTALMHTDIGHHVNNAMLSFRSSPYGSTSHALANQNAFNTFFGGKAIFYSSGHRTGFTDDHCMYAYRNTRAHNSILMNGMGQKIGTEGYGWIPRYYEGEEISYVVGDASNAYGKVVSPLWLKRGLLSGTQYTPEKGWDENKLDFFRRHIVQLGRSGLFVVYDEMVGKEPVKWDYLLHTVELPMEVTEEKGGLRILGKNKADGISIAHLFSSQKMTYAQTDTFFVAAVDWKKRLGKTLSNHYHFTATTTPCSKVCFLNVIDVHGNNRADAMVNHEGNRITVEGWIIECNLESEGDAFLHIKNEQSGVSLDFNYDSNKGATTIIDRVDGKIIKKKLVDSLPELEI; translated from the coding sequence ATGAAAAAGATATTATTGGGCTTACCAGCCTTTTACCTGTTGATGGCATGCGGTAGTTCTAATCAATCTGCCGTCATAAAAACTTCTGATGAAACATTGATGCACGAAGTTCGTGCAACTCCCTCTCCCGCAAATGGTACCTACGTCAAGGTAAATCCGCCGCGTTTTATGTGGCCAGACAAGTTCCCGCATTTAGGTCCGGTATTGGATGGAGTTCCGGGACAAGTGGATAAAAAGCCGAAGGTAGTCTATCGGATTCGTATCTCCCAGGACAAGAACTTTCAAAAAGAAGTGTTGACCGGGGAACGCCCCTGGGCCTTTTTCAATCCCTTCCAGTGCCTGGCTCAGGGAAAATGGTACTGGCAACATGCTTACGTCACTCCTGAAGGCAAAGAAGAATGGTCACCGGTTTATCAATTTTATATAGGTAAAGACACACCGGAATTTAATCCCCCCGCATTAGAAAAAGTCCTGGCAAAATACCCTTCTCACCACCCACGCGTATTATTGGATGCGAATGACTGGGAGGAAATTATAACGAAGAATAAGAATAATCCGGAAGCTCAGGCCTATATGAACATGGCTTCCCGGTGCATTTCTCATCCATTGAAGCATCTTCAGGAGGAGATAGATACAACAAATGTAGTTACATTAACCAATGCCGTACAACGTAAATCAGCCCTTATCCGCGAGAGCCGTAAGATTGTGGACAGAGAAGAAGCCAATGTGGAAGCATTGGTACGTGCCTATCTGCTGACAAAAGATGAAAAGTATTATCGGGAAGGCATCAATCGGTTGAGTAAAATTCTTTCTTGGCAAACAAGCAAATACTTTGCAGGTGACTTCAATCTATCCACCTTACTGTCTATGAGTACATCAGCGTACGACGGGTTCTACAACCTGCTGTCTCCGTCAGAAAAACAATTACTATTAGACAACATCCGGAATATTGGAAATAAATTCTATCATGAATACGTTAATCATCTGGAGAACCGTATTGCAGATAACCATGTATGGCAAATGACTTTCCGTATTCTGACAATGGCAGCCTTCGCCACAGTCGGTGAAATTCCGGAAGCATCCGTGTGGACGGATTATTGCTATAATGAATGGATTTCCCGTCTTCCAGGACTGAATGAGGATGGCGCCTGGCATAATGGAGACTCTTATTTTCACGTAAATATACGCACACTGATAGAGATACCGGCCTTTTTCTCACGCATATCCGGCTTCAACTTCTTTGCCGATCCGTGGTATAACAACAATGTTTTATACGTCATTTACCAACAACCTCCCTTCTCTAAATCCGGAGGACATGGTAACTCACATGAGGGGCAGCGCACTCCAAATGGAGGTCGCGTGGGATATGCCGATGCGCTGGCACGCGAATGCAACAATCCGTGGGCGGCAGCTTATGTGCACGAAATTATGCAGGAAGACCCTGACATTCTGTCGAAAGCATTCGAAGCTAAACCTGCGGATTTGACTTGGTATCGTTGTACAACAAAGAAGGAAAGACCTGCTTATAGCGCTCATCTGTCGGAACTGCCTCAATCCAAAGTTTTCAGCCAGACAGGCACTGCACTGATGCACACCGACATAGGGCATCACGTCAACAATGCCATGCTCTCTTTCCGTAGCAGTCCCTATGGTAGCACTTCCCATGCTTTAGCTAATCAAAACGCCTTCAATACCTTCTTTGGCGGAAAGGCGATTTTCTATAGCAGTGGACATCGTACCGGATTTACAGATGACCATTGTATGTATGCCTATCGGAATACCCGCGCCCATAATTCCATATTGATGAATGGTATGGGACAAAAAATAGGAACGGAAGGTTATGGATGGATTCCTCGTTATTATGAAGGAGAAGAAATCTCCTACGTCGTAGGCGATGCTTCCAATGCTTATGGAAAAGTGGTTTCTCCGTTGTGGCTGAAACGCGGACTTTTGTCCGGTACTCAGTATACACCGGAAAAAGGCTGGGATGAGAATAAACTGGATTTCTTCCGAAGGCATATTGTTCAGCTGGGACGTTCGGGATTGTTTGTCGTTTACGATGAAATGGTTGGTAAAGAGCCGGTGAAATGGGATTACCTGCTGCATACGGTAGAGCTACCTATGGAAGTCACTGAGGAGAAAGGCGGATTGCGCATTTTAGGAAAGAACAAAGCAGACGGAATATCCATAGCTCATCTGTTCTCTTCACAAAAAATGACTTATGCGCAAACAGACACCTTTTTCGTAGCTGCTGTCGATTGGAAAAAACGACTTGGCAAAACTCTCTCCAATCATTATCATTTCACAGCAACAACAACTCCTTGCAGCAAGGTATGTTTTCTCAATGTGATTGATGTGCATGGAAACAACCGTGCCGATGCTATGGTTAATCATGAAGGGAACCGCATAACAGTAGAAGGATGGATTATCGAATGTAATCTGGAAAGTGAAGGTGATGCATTCCTGCATATAAAGAATGAACAAAGCGGAGTTTCGCTGGACTTCAATTATGACTCGAACAAAGGTGCCACAACCATTATAGATCGGGTAGACGGAAAAATAATAAAGAAAAAGCTGGTTGATTCCTTACCGGAACTTGAAATATAA
- a CDS encoding sugar MFS transporter, translated as MKNNKKWGMLTSIMMFWFTISFITNILGPLIPEIIHNFELKNLAMAGFIPTSFFLAYAIMSIPAGVLIDKYGEKPVLFTGFLIPFIGTILFACFPFYPILLLSSFIIGLGMAMLQTVINPLQRVVGGEENYAFIAELAQFVFGVASFISPLVYTWLIHALKPEVYQQGQNFLLDILAKITPVTLPWVSLYWIFTALLLAMLLIVLFVHFPHIELKDDERSSSSSSYKQLFHQKYVWLFFLGIFCYVSTEQSVSIFMSTFLEQYHDIDPKTVGAQSISYFWGSMTVGCLFGMFLLKLIDSKRLLQISGLLSMSLLLMALFGPAKVAIWAFPAIGFCISMMYSIVFSLALNTVTQNHGSFAGILCSGIVGGAGGPLLVSLVSDATSLHTGMLLILVFMGYITFIGFWAHPLVNNKTVSLKELIGFKNKNKRLK; from the coding sequence ATGAAAAATAACAAGAAATGGGGTATGCTGACATCAATCATGATGTTCTGGTTTACCATTTCATTCATTACGAATATTCTCGGGCCGCTAATCCCTGAGATTATCCATAACTTTGAACTGAAAAATCTGGCAATGGCAGGGTTTATACCGACCTCTTTTTTCCTGGCTTATGCCATCATGTCGATACCTGCAGGCGTATTAATCGATAAATATGGAGAAAAACCCGTGCTATTTACCGGCTTCCTAATACCATTTATAGGTACTATCCTGTTTGCATGTTTTCCTTTTTATCCGATACTGCTTCTGTCTTCCTTTATCATTGGTTTGGGAATGGCCATGTTGCAGACTGTAATCAATCCTCTGCAACGTGTTGTCGGCGGAGAAGAGAATTATGCATTTATAGCAGAGTTGGCACAGTTTGTTTTCGGAGTAGCCTCTTTTATCAGTCCTTTGGTTTACACCTGGCTGATACATGCACTAAAACCGGAAGTTTATCAGCAGGGACAGAATTTCTTACTGGATATCCTGGCAAAAATTACTCCGGTCACTCTCCCCTGGGTTTCCCTGTATTGGATATTTACAGCACTGCTGCTGGCTATGTTACTCATTGTATTATTCGTTCATTTTCCGCACATTGAACTGAAAGATGATGAACGTAGCAGTTCCTCTTCCTCCTATAAGCAATTGTTCCATCAAAAATACGTATGGCTTTTCTTTTTGGGAATCTTCTGCTATGTCAGTACAGAACAGAGTGTCTCTATTTTTATGAGCACATTCTTGGAACAGTATCATGACATTGATCCAAAGACTGTCGGTGCACAAAGCATTAGCTATTTCTGGGGGTCGATGACTGTTGGTTGCCTGTTTGGCATGTTCTTGCTGAAGCTGATAGACAGTAAACGTCTCCTGCAAATATCAGGACTACTTTCCATGAGTTTACTGTTGATGGCATTGTTCGGTCCTGCAAAAGTTGCGATATGGGCATTTCCGGCAATCGGTTTCTGCATTTCAATGATGTACTCCATTGTATTCTCATTAGCTCTGAATACAGTAACCCAGAATCACGGTTCTTTTGCCGGTATTCTTTGCTCTGGAATTGTGGGAGGTGCAGGCGGCCCGCTACTTGTCAGCCTGGTATCCGATGCCACTTCATTACACACGGGAATGCTCCTTATTCTAGTTTTCATGGGATATATTACGTTTATCGGCTTTTGGGCACACCCGCTGGTTAACAATAAAACAGTCAGCCTGAAAGAACTGATTGGTTTCAAAAACAAAAATAAAAGACTGAAATGA